From Diaminobutyricibacter sp. McL0608, one genomic window encodes:
- a CDS encoding AraC family transcriptional regulator produces MDAVSHLIRLARVDASLDKHCLLSRSTAMDVSYESERTAPFHVLLEGTCQLQVGAHLLELRPGDVVLIPGGEPHRIITSGPGHLRGIAERQGNAFTTTLTDGVGTPVIDLFCGHYTFGPGAGAILFKSLPEPVHISFGETPETDAALRMLSSLMRTEAASEGEGTAAILSSLSSILLTMILRTARGTTTDAALWTASANTAIVRVIERVLDNPGGDWSIARMSRLTSMSRATFIRQFERSTGTTFGAFVTRVRLMVAADLLQTTSFTVAGVAAEVGFKSESAFSRAFRQQTGSTPARFRRAAGA; encoded by the coding sequence ATGGATGCTGTCAGTCACCTGATCCGCCTCGCGCGCGTCGACGCGTCGCTCGACAAGCACTGCCTGCTGAGCAGGTCGACCGCGATGGACGTGTCGTATGAGAGCGAACGCACCGCGCCGTTTCATGTGCTCCTCGAAGGCACCTGCCAGCTGCAGGTCGGGGCGCATCTGCTCGAGCTCCGGCCGGGCGACGTCGTCCTCATTCCGGGAGGGGAACCCCACCGGATCATCACGTCCGGGCCTGGTCACCTTCGCGGCATTGCGGAAAGGCAGGGTAACGCATTCACCACGACATTGACCGACGGCGTCGGAACCCCGGTGATCGACCTGTTCTGCGGCCACTACACGTTCGGCCCAGGCGCGGGGGCGATCCTCTTCAAGAGCCTGCCGGAGCCCGTCCACATCTCGTTCGGCGAGACCCCGGAGACGGATGCTGCACTGCGGATGCTCAGCTCACTCATGCGAACCGAGGCGGCCAGCGAGGGCGAGGGAACCGCAGCGATCCTCTCGTCACTCTCGAGCATCCTGCTCACCATGATCCTGCGCACGGCGCGCGGCACGACGACCGACGCGGCGCTCTGGACGGCGTCGGCGAATACGGCCATCGTCCGCGTCATCGAACGCGTGCTCGACAACCCGGGCGGTGACTGGTCGATCGCGCGAATGAGCCGGCTCACTTCGATGTCGCGGGCGACGTTCATCCGCCAGTTCGAGCGCAGCACCGGGACCACTTTCGGCGCTTTCGTCACGAGAGTCCGGCTCATGGTCGCCGCCGATCTGCTTCAGACGACCAGCTTCACGGTCGCGGGCGTGGCGGCAGAGGTCGGGTTCAAGTCGGAGTCGGCGTTCTCACGCGCTTTCCGTCAGCAGACGGGGTCGACGCCGGCCCGGTTCCGGCGCGCGGCCGGCGCCTGA
- a CDS encoding TetR/AcrR family transcriptional regulator, with protein sequence MSTREKILDAAVAVMRERGLAGSTTKEIARAAGYSEATLYKHFDDKQEIFLRVLKERIPSFSSPAELVGTATVHENLAAIIEQLMHFYVLTFPIAASIFGSPELLAVQREGMRARNAGPEGPVRAVRAYLDGEVDASRLPDALDTDAVARLAAGAAMQQAFFATYNALDAVPDAHAMARSLAAAALPSAPATGESDQAPKAL encoded by the coding sequence ATGAGCACTCGCGAGAAGATCCTCGACGCCGCCGTCGCGGTCATGCGCGAGCGCGGCCTCGCAGGCTCCACGACCAAGGAGATCGCCCGCGCCGCCGGCTACTCCGAAGCCACGTTGTACAAGCACTTCGACGACAAGCAGGAGATCTTCCTCCGCGTGCTCAAAGAGCGGATACCGTCGTTCTCCTCCCCCGCGGAGCTGGTCGGAACTGCCACCGTGCACGAGAACCTCGCAGCGATCATCGAGCAGCTCATGCACTTCTACGTGCTGACATTCCCGATCGCGGCATCCATCTTCGGGTCGCCCGAACTGCTGGCGGTGCAGCGCGAGGGGATGCGCGCCCGGAACGCCGGACCGGAGGGACCTGTGCGCGCCGTTCGCGCCTATCTCGACGGCGAGGTGGATGCGAGCCGCCTGCCAGACGCGCTCGACACGGATGCCGTAGCCAGGCTCGCGGCCGGCGCAGCGATGCAGCAGGCCTTCTTCGCCACCTACAACGCGCTGGACGCGGTACCGGATGCGCACGCGATGGCCCGCTCGCTGGCCGCCGCCGCGCTCCCCTCCGCGCCCGCCACCGGAGAGTCGGACCAGGCACCGAAGGCGCTGTGA
- a CDS encoding cation-translocating P-type ATPase, with protein MSDSSATSSKQAAPTAAWYALSPEEVASRLQVDPALGLSVTEAAKRLQQYGPNALAATKAEPTWRRFFKHYRDYMQIVLVVAAGVSLIIHEYKTAVGLFLLTLFNAWLGYHQEGKAEAAAASLGQMMKSTAKVRRGGEIVELVADEIVPGDIVVVDAGDRVPADGRIILAATLQIEEGALTGESVAVEKDAVTIDSADVGIGDRLDMAFMNTNVTRGHGEILVTTTGMGSEVGHIAGLLAEQKVEKTPLTKQVDRLTIFIIIAALFAFVAIVVMGLVQGESFEVLFGIGVALAVGSIPDALPAVLTTILSVGSVNMAKKNAIMKVLPAVETLGSTSAINSDKTGTLTLNQMTVREVTTVQHHYTVTGEGYSFDGQVQLTDGDAERDLDYVMFSCALCNDSDIRDGQVIGDPTEGALFVLAEKGGVDVREFRKTYPRVASVPFDSDYKFMATFHRMPGAGDAPVIRAYVKGAPDVLLSLSSTVRMSAERSDPLSEETRAKVLAENERIAGQGRRVLALAQREFDPATFDASGDLMGLMQDLQLTALVGEVDPPRAEAVAAISEAHRAGIRVRMITGDHAVTAAAIAAELGIEGRAVTGAEFAAMSDAEADIAVDGIGVIARVAPEHKVRLVEVLKRKGNVVAMTGDGVNDAPAIAAADIGIAMGITGTDVAKGAAKMILADDNFATIIAAVKEGRLVYDNLQKFIRIQVANLFMFILAFIGSSAFAIAGTALLSPAQVLWIHMAIVAPIGAVMGLDLATPGIMDRRPRPFNQPIIVRSMMFRLLGAGIYMAAATLIIVQIGKTTYGSLELGQSMAMVGLAMMNIFLALNLRYPEESAFGPSTFSNPKLLWAFAWAVIGSILITQTKALQELFATVPLTATQWGICLVPGVILLLLGELLKVILRARRRSRATATSSS; from the coding sequence ATGAGCGACAGTTCCGCGACATCATCGAAGCAGGCCGCACCGACGGCCGCGTGGTACGCGCTCAGCCCCGAGGAGGTCGCGTCCCGGTTGCAGGTGGACCCGGCGCTGGGTCTGAGCGTCACCGAGGCCGCGAAGCGGCTCCAGCAGTACGGGCCGAACGCGCTCGCGGCCACGAAGGCCGAGCCGACCTGGCGACGGTTCTTCAAGCACTACCGCGACTATATGCAGATCGTTCTCGTCGTCGCGGCCGGCGTCAGTCTGATCATCCACGAGTACAAGACCGCCGTCGGCCTCTTCCTGCTGACCTTGTTCAACGCGTGGCTCGGCTACCACCAGGAGGGCAAGGCCGAGGCGGCCGCGGCGTCTCTGGGCCAGATGATGAAGTCGACGGCGAAGGTGCGTCGCGGGGGAGAGATCGTCGAGCTCGTCGCCGATGAGATCGTGCCGGGCGACATCGTGGTCGTCGACGCGGGCGACCGGGTCCCGGCCGACGGGCGGATCATCCTTGCCGCGACCCTGCAGATCGAGGAAGGAGCGCTGACAGGCGAGAGCGTCGCCGTCGAGAAGGATGCGGTGACCATCGACAGCGCGGACGTGGGGATCGGCGACCGCCTCGACATGGCGTTCATGAATACGAATGTGACCCGCGGTCACGGTGAGATCCTCGTCACGACCACGGGGATGGGGTCGGAGGTCGGCCACATCGCCGGCCTGCTGGCCGAGCAGAAAGTGGAGAAGACCCCGCTCACCAAACAGGTCGACCGCCTCACGATCTTCATCATCATCGCGGCGCTGTTCGCGTTCGTCGCCATCGTCGTGATGGGCCTCGTGCAGGGCGAGTCGTTCGAGGTGCTGTTCGGGATCGGCGTGGCGCTCGCCGTGGGCTCGATTCCGGATGCGCTCCCGGCCGTTCTCACGACCATCCTGTCGGTCGGGTCGGTCAACATGGCGAAGAAGAACGCCATCATGAAGGTGCTGCCCGCGGTCGAGACGCTCGGGTCGACGTCGGCGATCAACTCCGACAAGACCGGAACGCTGACGCTCAACCAGATGACCGTGCGCGAAGTCACGACTGTGCAGCACCACTACACGGTCACCGGCGAGGGCTACAGTTTCGACGGCCAGGTGCAACTCACCGACGGAGACGCCGAACGCGATCTGGACTACGTGATGTTCTCGTGCGCGCTGTGCAACGACTCCGACATCAGGGACGGCCAGGTCATCGGCGATCCGACCGAGGGCGCGCTCTTTGTGCTCGCGGAGAAGGGCGGGGTGGATGTGCGGGAGTTCCGAAAGACGTACCCGCGCGTCGCATCCGTTCCGTTCGACTCCGACTACAAGTTCATGGCGACCTTCCATCGGATGCCCGGGGCCGGTGACGCGCCGGTGATCCGGGCGTATGTGAAAGGTGCTCCGGATGTGCTCCTGAGCCTTTCGTCGACGGTGCGGATGTCCGCTGAGCGCAGCGATCCGCTCTCCGAGGAGACGCGCGCGAAAGTGCTGGCCGAGAACGAGCGCATCGCCGGTCAGGGCCGTCGCGTGCTCGCGCTCGCGCAGCGGGAGTTCGATCCGGCGACCTTCGACGCGTCCGGCGACCTGATGGGGCTGATGCAGGATCTCCAGCTGACGGCCCTGGTCGGCGAGGTCGACCCTCCCCGGGCCGAGGCGGTGGCCGCGATCTCCGAGGCGCACCGTGCGGGCATCCGCGTAAGGATGATCACCGGAGACCACGCGGTCACGGCCGCTGCGATCGCCGCTGAACTCGGCATCGAGGGCCGCGCGGTGACGGGCGCCGAGTTCGCGGCGATGAGCGACGCGGAAGCGGACATCGCCGTCGACGGCATCGGCGTGATCGCACGCGTGGCTCCTGAGCACAAGGTCCGGCTGGTCGAAGTGCTGAAACGCAAAGGCAACGTCGTCGCGATGACCGGCGACGGCGTGAACGACGCCCCGGCGATCGCGGCGGCCGACATCGGCATCGCGATGGGCATCACCGGCACGGATGTCGCCAAGGGTGCGGCCAAGATGATCCTCGCCGACGATAATTTCGCGACCATCATCGCCGCCGTCAAGGAAGGGCGACTGGTCTACGACAACCTGCAGAAGTTCATCCGCATCCAGGTCGCGAACCTGTTCATGTTCATCCTCGCGTTCATCGGCTCGTCCGCGTTCGCGATCGCCGGGACTGCGCTGCTGAGTCCGGCGCAGGTGCTCTGGATCCACATGGCGATCGTGGCTCCGATCGGTGCGGTCATGGGCCTGGACCTGGCGACTCCCGGCATCATGGACCGCAGGCCGCGACCGTTCAACCAGCCGATCATCGTGCGTTCGATGATGTTCCGCCTGCTCGGCGCGGGCATCTACATGGCAGCGGCGACCCTGATCATCGTGCAGATCGGCAAGACCACGTATGGTTCGCTCGAGCTTGGCCAGTCGATGGCGATGGTGGGCCTCGCGATGATGAACATCTTCCTCGCGCTGAACCTGCGGTACCCCGAAGAGAGCGCGTTCGGGCCGTCGACGTTCTCGAACCCGAAGCTGCTCTGGGCTTTCGCCTGGGCGGTGATCGGGTCGATCCTGATCACCCAGACGAAGGCGCTGCAGGAGCTCTTCGCCACTGTGCCGCTCACCGCGACGCAGTGGGGGATCTGCCTCGTGCCCGGTGTCATACTGCTGCTGCTCGGCGAGCTGCTGAAGGTGATCCTGCGCGCGCGGCGCCGCTCACGGGCTACCGCCACTTCCAGCTCGTGA
- a CDS encoding ArsR/SmtB family transcription factor has translation MALTELLPLRDLQACCAPITRDVISQENAASLARGLKALADPSRLRLLSMIAAHEDGEACVCDLTEPLGLSQPTVSHHLKVLTQAGFITRSKRGTWAYFRIAPGALDTVTSFFATV, from the coding sequence ATGGCGCTCACCGAACTCCTCCCCCTGCGTGACCTGCAGGCCTGCTGCGCGCCGATCACCCGCGACGTGATCAGCCAAGAGAATGCCGCTTCACTCGCCCGCGGGCTCAAGGCGCTGGCCGACCCGTCCCGGCTGCGTCTCCTGTCGATGATCGCCGCCCACGAAGACGGCGAGGCCTGCGTCTGCGACCTCACCGAGCCACTCGGCCTGTCCCAGCCGACGGTCTCGCATCACCTCAAGGTACTGACCCAGGCCGGTTTCATCACCCGCTCGAAGCGCGGCACCTGGGCCTACTTCCGCATCGCTCCCGGCGCGCTCGACACGGTCACCTCGTTCTTCGCGACCGTCTGA
- the ppk2 gene encoding polyphosphate kinase 2 — protein sequence MGREKLGRKEYEARMAELQGELVSLQEWVKATGARICIVFEGRDTAGKGGTIKRIVERVSPRVFRVVALPTPTDREKSQMYMQRYVPHFPAAGEVVIFDRSWYNRAGVERVLGFCTPKQTEQFLRMVPAFEKAMVDSGIILLKYWLEVSEEEQTRRLESRITDPRKTWKLSPIDLESYSRWYDYSRARDAMFEASDTDFAPWYVADNEVKKRGRLNIISHLLDTIPYEPQRDLDIELPKRQKRGDYREPELAVRRIPTPF from the coding sequence ATGGGGAGGGAGAAGCTGGGCCGAAAAGAGTACGAGGCCCGGATGGCCGAGCTGCAGGGTGAGCTGGTCTCGCTGCAGGAGTGGGTGAAGGCGACCGGCGCCAGGATCTGCATCGTGTTCGAGGGCCGTGACACGGCCGGCAAGGGCGGCACGATCAAGCGGATCGTCGAGCGGGTGAGCCCGCGCGTCTTCCGCGTGGTGGCCTTGCCGACGCCGACCGACCGCGAGAAGTCGCAGATGTACATGCAGCGCTATGTGCCGCATTTCCCTGCGGCCGGCGAGGTCGTCATCTTCGACCGCAGCTGGTACAACCGTGCCGGGGTCGAGCGGGTGCTCGGGTTCTGCACGCCGAAGCAGACCGAGCAGTTCCTCCGTATGGTCCCGGCGTTCGAGAAAGCCATGGTCGACTCGGGGATCATCCTGCTCAAGTACTGGCTCGAGGTCAGCGAAGAGGAGCAGACCCGACGGCTCGAGAGCCGCATCACTGACCCGCGCAAGACGTGGAAGCTGTCACCGATCGACCTCGAGTCCTACAGCCGCTGGTACGACTACTCCCGCGCGCGGGATGCGATGTTCGAGGCGAGCGACACCGACTTCGCGCCCTGGTACGTCGCCGACAACGAGGTGAAGAAGCGCGGGCGGCTCAACATCATCAGCCACCTGCTCGACACGATCCCGTACGAGCCGCAGCGCGACCTCGACATCGAGCTTCCGAAACGGCAGAAACGCGGCGACTACCGCGAACCCGAGCTGGCCGTTCGGCGCATCCCGACCCCGTTCTGA
- a CDS encoding FAD-dependent oxidoreductase yields the protein METTNLSADVLVIGFGKGGKTAAHALSDAGRRVILVEQSENMYGGTCPNVGCVPTKMLVHYSGAKRLEDDAQEFFANSVAGVRRLTSAFRAGNFDGLNGKDTATVITGTARFIDANTVAVGDGDDRITVTAPTILINTGSEPVLPPIPGLADSRHLVSSTDLIQNDRLPRQLVVIGGGYLGLEFAAIYQHFGTQVTVLEAAGRLLGREDTDVAEVATGILAGDGIQLITGASVVEVIDNEGAASVVYVKDGERHTIAADAILSAVGRKPATSGLGLEVAGVKTTARGAIQVDERLHTSQPHIFALGDVNGGPQFTYVALDDARIVLDELLGDGTRTTSDRVAVPHTLFMTPPLATVGLTETDARLQGRNITVARENVADIIAMPRAYTVEETRGVMKFIIDADTDLILGAALLSIDAQELINTVALAMRQNITATELRTSIYTHPSSTEAFNEVLGTVVSAGVN from the coding sequence ATGGAAACAACGAACCTGTCAGCAGACGTCCTCGTCATCGGTTTCGGCAAAGGCGGCAAGACTGCGGCGCACGCGCTCAGCGATGCCGGGCGGCGCGTGATCCTCGTCGAGCAGTCCGAGAACATGTACGGCGGAACCTGCCCGAACGTCGGGTGCGTCCCGACGAAGATGCTCGTGCACTATTCGGGCGCGAAGCGACTCGAAGACGACGCGCAGGAGTTCTTCGCCAACTCCGTCGCCGGTGTCCGCAGATTGACGAGTGCCTTCCGTGCCGGCAACTTCGACGGACTCAACGGCAAGGACACCGCAACCGTCATCACGGGGACCGCGCGCTTCATCGACGCGAACACCGTCGCAGTCGGAGACGGTGACGACCGCATCACCGTGACGGCTCCCACCATCCTCATCAACACGGGATCCGAACCCGTCCTCCCGCCGATCCCGGGCCTCGCGGACAGCCGCCACCTGGTCAGCAGCACCGACCTCATCCAGAACGACCGACTGCCCCGGCAGCTGGTCGTCATCGGCGGCGGCTACCTCGGGCTCGAATTCGCCGCCATCTACCAGCACTTCGGCACCCAGGTGACCGTGCTGGAGGCGGCAGGACGGCTGCTCGGCAGGGAGGACACGGATGTCGCGGAGGTTGCGACCGGGATCCTCGCCGGCGACGGCATCCAGCTCATCACCGGCGCATCCGTCGTCGAGGTCATCGACAACGAAGGCGCCGCATCGGTCGTATATGTGAAGGACGGGGAGCGTCACACCATCGCGGCCGACGCCATCCTGTCCGCGGTCGGGCGGAAACCGGCGACCTCGGGCCTCGGTCTCGAGGTGGCGGGCGTGAAGACGACGGCGCGGGGCGCCATCCAGGTCGACGAACGCCTGCACACCAGCCAGCCACACATCTTCGCTCTCGGCGATGTCAACGGTGGCCCGCAGTTCACCTATGTGGCACTGGACGACGCGCGCATCGTGCTCGATGAGCTTCTCGGCGACGGGACGCGCACCACCAGCGACCGGGTCGCCGTTCCGCACACGCTGTTCATGACGCCGCCCCTCGCGACCGTCGGACTCACCGAGACGGATGCTCGGCTTCAGGGCCGGAACATCACGGTCGCCCGCGAGAACGTCGCCGACATCATCGCGATGCCCCGTGCCTACACGGTTGAAGAGACGCGCGGCGTGATGAAGTTCATCATCGATGCCGACACCGACCTGATCCTCGGCGCCGCTCTGCTCAGCATCGACGCCCAGGAACTCATCAACACCGTCGCCCTGGCCATGCGGCAGAACATCACCGCCACCGAGCTCCGGACCTCGATCTACACGCATCCGAGTTCGACGGAAGCGTTCAACGAGGTGCTCGGCACAGTCGTGAGTGCTGGGGTGAACTGA
- a CDS encoding zinc-dependent alcohol dehydrogenase: protein MRAFVITAPGEAGVQDVETPVAAPGEVVVDIERVGVCGTDVEFFTGHMQYLEDGHARFPMRIGHEWMGTVASVGDGVDPEWIGERVTGDTMLGCGVCRRCLAGYQHVCEFREEVGIRGGRAGALAEQLAVPARSLHRLPSELDAALGALVEPGGNALRAVQGADVRSGDRVLVLGPGTIGLLAGMFARAAGAEVHLLGRSERSLEFARTVGFDSVWTQETLPELPFDAVIDASNAPALPAKALDLVEPGRRVVYIGLAGSPSLVDTRTLALKDVTAVGVLSASPGLAGTIVEYAEGRVDPRPIIAATVGLEEVADVLGGKRPGGAGAGPKIHVDPRIR, encoded by the coding sequence ATGCGCGCCTTCGTGATCACCGCGCCCGGCGAGGCCGGGGTTCAGGACGTCGAAACTCCCGTGGCAGCGCCCGGCGAAGTCGTCGTCGATATCGAACGCGTCGGGGTGTGCGGAACGGATGTCGAGTTCTTCACCGGTCACATGCAATACCTCGAAGACGGCCACGCCCGCTTCCCGATGCGGATCGGGCACGAATGGATGGGCACGGTCGCGTCCGTCGGAGACGGGGTGGACCCGGAGTGGATCGGCGAACGGGTGACCGGCGACACGATGCTCGGCTGCGGCGTCTGCAGGCGGTGCCTGGCCGGGTACCAGCACGTCTGCGAGTTCCGTGAGGAAGTCGGCATCCGCGGAGGTCGCGCCGGCGCGCTCGCCGAACAGCTCGCGGTGCCGGCACGGTCGTTGCACCGCCTGCCAAGCGAGCTGGATGCGGCCCTTGGCGCTCTCGTCGAGCCCGGCGGCAACGCATTGCGCGCCGTTCAGGGAGCGGATGTCCGCTCCGGCGATCGCGTGCTCGTGCTCGGGCCTGGCACCATCGGACTGCTGGCCGGGATGTTCGCGCGGGCGGCCGGCGCCGAGGTCCACCTCCTGGGGCGCTCGGAGCGGTCGCTCGAGTTCGCCCGGACCGTCGGCTTCGACTCGGTCTGGACCCAGGAGACGCTGCCGGAACTTCCGTTCGACGCCGTGATCGACGCATCCAACGCTCCTGCACTGCCGGCGAAGGCGCTCGACCTGGTCGAGCCGGGCCGCCGCGTCGTCTACATCGGCCTCGCCGGAAGCCCGAGCCTGGTCGACACCCGCACGCTCGCGCTCAAGGACGTGACGGCCGTCGGCGTGCTCAGTGCGTCACCGGGCCTCGCCGGCACGATCGTCGAGTACGCAGAGGGCCGCGTCGATCCGCGGCCGATCATCGCCGCTACTGTCGGGCTCGAAGAGGTTGCGGATGTCCTCGGCGGGAAGCGGCCGGGCGGTGCGGGTGCCGGGCCGAAGATCCACGTGGATCCGCGCATCCGCTGA
- a CDS encoding L-rhamnose mutarotase produces the protein MTEPTDYYESCTQLLPGAAAAYEEFHRAVPGRIDRSLRAAGVLGWKIYLRGDVLTHCVTVEDRERMDAILDADPTGPWWLAQANRFLVSGASPEVRRPLGRLIWDLDWPTRETRAPEPHP, from the coding sequence ATGACCGAGCCGACGGACTACTACGAATCGTGCACCCAGCTGCTGCCCGGTGCGGCCGCCGCCTATGAAGAGTTCCATCGGGCGGTGCCGGGCCGGATCGATCGGTCGCTTCGCGCCGCAGGCGTTCTCGGGTGGAAGATCTATCTCCGCGGCGACGTTCTCACGCACTGCGTCACGGTCGAGGACCGCGAACGGATGGATGCGATCCTCGATGCCGATCCGACAGGCCCGTGGTGGCTGGCTCAGGCGAACCGGTTCCTCGTCTCCGGCGCATCGCCCGAGGTGCGCCGTCCGCTCGGCCGCCTCATCTGGGATCTCGACTGGCCGACCCGGGAGACCCGAGCGCCTGAGCCGCATCCTTGA
- a CDS encoding NAD(P)-dependent oxidoreductase, with amino-acid sequence MKIAVVGAAGRTGRRVVERALERGDEVVAIARDPRKLAGVGGDATGRMRTVAATAVDVTGLTAAFQGVDAVVSTLGHNKTSGTEVLAEGITATLTAMDAAGVHRLVVVSASGHLTDGDALPVRVIVKPILGAFLREQFADMRVMERIVNSSDADWTIMRPPMLTDKDARGSYRSRRDGNVRGSFRMTRDGLATAILDQLGDRTTIRQAVSVAD; translated from the coding sequence ATGAAGATCGCTGTCGTAGGCGCCGCGGGCCGCACGGGACGCCGGGTTGTCGAGCGCGCCCTCGAACGTGGCGACGAGGTCGTGGCGATCGCGCGCGACCCCCGCAAGCTGGCGGGAGTCGGAGGGGACGCGACCGGTCGGATGCGCACGGTCGCCGCGACCGCAGTCGATGTCACCGGTCTGACCGCTGCCTTCCAGGGTGTCGACGCGGTGGTCTCGACGCTGGGGCACAACAAGACCAGCGGCACGGAGGTACTCGCAGAGGGCATCACGGCGACCCTGACCGCGATGGACGCCGCCGGAGTGCATCGCCTCGTCGTCGTCAGCGCGAGCGGTCACCTCACGGACGGGGATGCGCTGCCGGTCCGCGTCATCGTCAAGCCGATCCTCGGGGCGTTCCTGCGCGAGCAGTTCGCAGACATGCGCGTAATGGAGCGAATCGTGAATTCCTCGGACGCCGACTGGACGATCATGCGGCCACCGATGCTCACCGACAAGGATGCGCGCGGCAGCTACCGATCGCGGCGCGACGGGAACGTGCGAGGGAGCTTCCGGATGACGCGCGACGGCCTGGCCACGGCGATCCTCGACCAGCTGGGCGACCGGACGACGATCCGCCAGGCGGTCTCCGTCGCCGACTGA